Proteins co-encoded in one Callospermophilus lateralis isolate mCalLat2 chromosome 2, mCalLat2.hap1, whole genome shotgun sequence genomic window:
- the Ucp2 gene encoding dicarboxylate carrier SLC25A8: MVGFKATDVPPTATVKFLGAGTAACIADLITFPLDTAKVRLQIQGESQGSVRAVASTQYRGVLGTILTMVRTEGPRSLYNGLVAGLQRQMSFASVRIGLYDSVKQFYTKGSEHASIGSRLLAGSTTGALAVAVAQPTDVVKVRFQAQARTGAGRRYQSTIDAYKTIAREEGFRGLWKGTSPNVARNAIVNCAELVTYDLIKDALLKANLMTDDLPCHFTSAFGAGFCTTVIASPVDVVKTRYMNSALGQYSSAGHCALTMLQKEGPRAFYKGFMPSFLRLGSWNVVMFVTYEQLKRALTTACASREAPF; encoded by the exons ATGGTTGGGTTTAAGGCCACAGATGTGCCCCCTACAGCCACCGTGAAGTTCCTGGGGGCTGGCACAGCCGCCTGCATTGCAGATCTCATCACTTTTCCTTTGGATACTGCCAAAGTCCGGCTGCAG ATTCAAGGAGAAAGTCAGGGGTCAGTGCGTGCTGTAGCCAGTACCCAGTACCGTGGTGTGCTGGGCACCATCCTCACCATGGTGCGTACTGAGGGCCCCCGCAGCCTCTATAATGGGCTGGTGGCCGGCCTGCAACGCCAGATGAGCTTCGCCTCTGTCCGCATCGGCCTCTATGACTCTGTCAAGCAATTCTACACCAAGGGCTCTGAGC ATGCCAGCATTGGGAGCCGACTCTTGGCTGGCAGCACCACCGGTGCCCTGGCTGTTGCTGTGGCCCAGCCCACAGATGTGGTCAAGGTCCGGTTCCAAGCTCAGGCCCGTACTGGAGCTGGTCGGAGGTACCAAAGCACTATCGATGCCTACAAGACCATCGCCCGAGAGGAAGGGTTCCGGGGACTGTGGAAAG GGACCTCTCCCAACGTTGCTCGTAATGCTATTGTCAACTGTGCTGAGCTGGTGACCTATGACCTTATCAAGGATGCCCTCCTGAAGGCCAACCTCATGACTG ATGACCTCCCTTGCCACTTCACCTCCGCCTTTGGGGCGGGTTTCTGCACCACTGTCATCGCCTCCCCTGTCGACGTGGTCAAGACGAGATACATGAACTCTGCCTTGGGCCAGTACAGCAGCGCTGGGCACTGTGCCCTTACCATGCTCCAGAAGGAAGGGCCCCGAGCCTTCTACAAAGG GTTCATGCCCTCCTTTCTCCGCTTGGGCTCCTGGAACGTGGTGATGTTTGTCACCTATGAGCAGCTGAAAAGGGCCCTCACGACTGCCTGTGCTTCCCGGGAGGCTCCCTTCTGA